GTCTCTCCGGACGACCCGGTCGGCCACCTGGTCAACGGGGGAACGATGGGCGTGCCCCAGATGCGCGGGCTGTTCGAGGTCCAGCCGTTTTTCTACGAGGGCGTGATCTCGGCCTTCGAGCCGCGCTCCATGATCATGGAGCACAATCCCGCCGACGACTTCATGCGCCCCGTGCCGGGATACGACCTGACCTGGATTAAAGCCCATTACGAGCTCACGGGCACCGACGACGTGCAAGCCAGCATGGACTCCTCGACGACCTTCGATGCGAACAGGGAAGAGCGCCGGGACGAGATGTTTCGGGATTTATCGATGAAGTTTTTCGGGAAAGCGTTCGCCATGCGCGACCTCGTGCGCTTCGTGGGGGAGTGGCAGATTGCCGAGCCGCACCTTCTTCCCAACCCGTACGATCCGACGAACGAATCCGTGCTGCGCGGACGGGAGGTGTTTTTCGAGCCCCAGGTCGGATGCAGCGCGTGCCACACTCCCCCCGCGTTTACGAGGAAGAACCTCGTGGGCCAGGGCGACTTCACGGACAAGGAGGGGGGTATGTATTCGTACAGGAGCAGGGAACAGGCGATGCCGCCGGTGGTCACCTTCACGGCCCGGGACGGGGCATTCACCCTTATCGGGATGAACCGCCTGGACGCGATAAACCGGTACGCGCGGGACCTCGAGCCGTGGGACACCGGACGGGCGGAGGAAGAGCAGGGAAACGTCACGATCAGCCAGCTGCGGGGCATATGGGACCGGCCTCCCGTCTTCCTGCACAACGGGCTGGCGCGAACGCTGCGCGAAGTGGCGGCCACGCCCGGACACCTCGCCCTCCGCGAGCTCAAGTACAACCCGCTCCTCGGCGGAATCCCCGAAAGGCCGGGGCGCCGGGAAGTCGGCTTCAACGAAACGATCTGGTACAAGGAGCGGTCCGAGATGGCGAAGTTGCACTTCGCCTCGAAGGCGCGGATGGGCATGGACACGCACGGCGGCACTTCGCACCTCCGGGCGCAGCAAATCGACGATCTGGTCAACTTCATGCTGACCATCGAGTAGAACCATGGGCGTTGAGATTATGAGCAATGTAATTCCAGGCGCGGGGCGGACGCCCGCGCCGCTGCACACGCGGTACGCCTTATGACGGGTAGCTTGATTCGCTGGGTCTTAGGCATACTGCTGCTGCTCGTCGTCGCGGCGGGCGCGGCTTGGTTCTTGACGCGGGCCGGCGCGGAGCGGAAGGGGCCGGAAGGGTTTCCGCAGGAGGCCGTCCGCGAGATTATCCACGGGCGGGACGAGTCTCAAATGGTGGTGGTGCCCGCCGGGGAATTCGTGATGGGCACGTCCGAGACTCATCCCGAGTTGCGCGAGCTACCGGAGGAAAAGCCGCTGCGTCCCCTCGAGGTGGTGCTCGCGCACGCGGCTCCCGCGTGGCGCCACGAGGACGAGCGCCCAGCGCGGACGGTCGGACTCGACGGCTTCGCCATCGACCGCTACGAGGTGACGAACGCCCGGTACCGGAAATTCCTCGAGTGGATCCAAGCCACGGGCGATCACGGGCGCTGCCATCCGGAGGAGCCTCGGGACAAAGACCATACTCCGAGGTACTGGCGCGATTATAACCCTCTCCTTGCGGATTCCGACTATGCGCGGACGACGCCGTTTCACTCGGAGACCTTCACCGCGGACGACACTCCGGTGGTCGGGATCGATTGGTTCGACGCCTTCGCCTACGCGGCCTGGGCCGGAAAGCGGCTGCCCACCGAGGCGGAATGGGAGCGCGCCGCCCGCGGGCTCGACGGCCGACGCTGGCCCTGGGGGGACGACTGGCACTGGGGATACGCCAACCTGGGCGGCGAGAAGAAGGGCATGGACATCTCCGCCAAGGGGTACGAGAAGGACGGCTTCATCTATCCCGCCCCCGTGGGAAGCTTCGAGAAAGGCGTGAGCCCCGTCGGCTGCTACGACATGGCGGGGAACGTCCTGGAGTGGTGCGCGGACTGGTACCGAAGCGATTATTACAGCACCGCGCCGGATACCGACCCTCCGGGGCCCGAGGCGGGGGCGCAACGTGCCGTCCGGGGAGGGGGCTCACAGAACTATCCGAGCTACGCGCGGTGCGCCGAGCGCTTTTTCTATGAACCGGAGTTTCGAAACTTCACGTTGGGATTTCGCTGTGCCAAAGACTTGTAAAGAAACCGTTTGCTGCGTCATTCTTCTGCTCCTTCTGGCGGCCGGGGCGCCGGCCCCGTGGAGTCATGCGGTGGAGAACCGGCCCGCCGGCATGGTGCTGGTACCCGGGGGGCAGTTCTTAATGGGCTCGGACGACGGCAGCCCCGATGAATCTCCGGCGCACCGGGTTTACGTCTCGCCCTTCTTTATCGACGCCCACGAGGTGACGAACGCCCAGTTCGCCGAGTTCGTCCGCGCGGCGGAGGCGTTCGACAAGGTGGAAGGCCCCTGGTTCCGCTTCTCTGCGAAAGGGTGCCTCGACCTCGTTGCCTACTACGAGAAGCGCTACGGCATGACGCTCGATGAGTTCGAGAAAATTCCTTCTGAAAACACCGACGAGGAAGAGGCGACCCGGAAGCGGCTGGCCGGGCTCCGCTGGCGCTCGGCCGTCGAGGCTCTACGCCACATGGCGAAAGAGGAAAAGACCGGGGAAAAGACAGAGGAAAAGATTCAGGAGCTTGTAAAGAGTCAGGTGCGCCTCCCCGTGCGCGGCGTGTCGTGGAGGGACGCCGCGGCCTACGCGCGGTGGGCCGGCAAGCGGCTTCCCACGGAGGCCGAGTGGGAAAAGGCCGCGCGCGGTGCGGACGGCCGCCGCTATCCCTGGGGCGACAGCTGGGATCCCGAGCGATGCCGCACCGGGCATGAGCCCGAGGCCGGGCCTCTTCCCGTAGGCAGTTTTCCCGGTGGAGCAAGCCCCTACGGGTGCATGGACATGGCCGGCAACGTGTGGGAATGGGTTTCGGACTGGTACGGGGAGAATTACTACGACTTTTCACGGAATTCGAAAGACCCCAAGGGTCCCAGAGACTCGGACTGGTACAAGGAGAATTACTACGATCCTTCACGGGTCTCGGATTTGTCGGAATGGCGGCAGAATAACCCTGATCTTCTTCGCACACCCCGACAGGGGCGCGAATCAAATACACGAAAAACTCTCCGCGGCGGCGGTTGGTCCGGAACCATGCCGGGACAGGCCCGGTACAACGTTCGCTGCGCCAGAAGGCTTTGGAGCAACCCTTCCTACTGGGCCGCGGACACGGGTTTTCGTTGCGTTATGGAGGCGAAATAAAATGAAAATACACACAGTCGAACGGTCGGAATACACCGAATATTTCCTCACGCTGGGCGGGGAAGGAGGCCAGCCACTTAAGAAACCCCCGCGGCCGGCCTTGGCGGAGGTCGGCGCGTTCCTGGCCGAGAAAGGCATACAACCCATCCAGGAAAAGCTCTACGGAAAATTGTCCGCGAAGCGGGAGATTTTGGAAACCCGGAAAGCGGTCTTCCGGGAGCATGGGCTGGATCCTTCGCTCCCACTCACTTTCATCGAAGGCTGCCCGTCCTCGACCGAGGACTTTTCCGGCGTCCAGTTGTGGGGGATTTCTCCTCGCAACCGGGGCGAAGCGGCCGTTTCCACGATCGAATGCCCGGGAAACATCAAAGGACGCTCCTGGTCGGCGGCAGGTGGTCGATTCGTGTACCTCCCCAGCGTTCGTGGAAAAAACAGCAACGGGGCGCAGCCTCCCGACGCCCCCAGGCAGGCCGAACAGATGTTCAACAACGCCACCCGCTGCCTCGACGCGCACGGCTTGTCTTTTTTGCACGTCGTGAGAACCTGGATTTACATTTCCTGGTTCGGGAACTGGTACGGGAAATTCAACGCCGCCCGGACCGCCCACTTCAAAAAACATGGCCTCATCCGTGAAAACGGCGACAGCTACCTGCCCGCAAGCACGGGGATCCAGGGGCGGGGCGGCGACGAGGAATGCCTCATGGACGTCCTCGCGCTGAGCCCCGGAGAATCCGGCGAGGTTCAGGCTCGCCTGCTTGGGAACAAGCGGCAAAACGAGGCATTTTCGTACGGCTCCGCCTTCTCCCGCGGGGCAGTGGTTGACATGGAGGAAAAGAAGATGGTCTTCGTGTCGGGAACCGCAAGCATCAACGAGGAAGGCAAGACCGTGTACCTGGACGACCCCGAAGGCCAGGCGATGGAGACGCTTCTTAATATCGCGTCGATCCTCGAGGCGGAGGGAGGAAGCTTGAAGGACATCTGCATGGCCACCGTGTTTTGCAAGAACGAGGAGTCTCTCGAGGCCTACCAAAGGATCAGCCGCTTGTTGTGCCTGCCGGCGTTTCCGTCCGTCACGCTCATAACGGATATCTGCCGTCCGGAGCTTCTGATCGAGATCGAGGCCACGGCCGTTTGTTGAAAGAGCCCGAATCGTGTAGCTCGCCTGTCACCCCGACAGAGCCCGCCCCCGAAGACTTCGGCGGTCCCGAAGAGCCAGGCGCCCTCGTCTACGCCGTCGGCTTCCTGCTCGCCGCGGCGGTCTCAGCGGCCGTGGCCGGGTGGTGGCTGGGCTTGATGCCAACGGTATTTGCCGCCCTCGCCGGCGGCCTCGCGGGGCTGGTGGGCGTATTCACGCTCGATAACATAGGCGAGGCCGTCGTGCTCACGGTGCTCGTCGCCGTGCTCATGGCGGCCGCGGCCAGCATGAATCTGCCCCTTCCGGTGCTCCTCAAGGGGCTGGCCGTGTCGGGAGCTCTGGGGCTATGCGCCGGAAAGCTGGTGTGCGGCGTGTGGAAAGAGACGGCCGGGTAGAGGCTTGCGTCTCTAGTTCGCGCAGACCACCACGCCCCGGGGCGCACGCCTGCCGACTTGTGTCGAGCATCCTCGGCCCCCGGCCTTCGGTCGGGGAGTCGGGACCCGGCCGCACCGCTTCAGTGGGATGACCGGCGCTTTACTTCTTGGGTTCGTCTCCGGATTCCCCGCCGTACTGGGGCAGGGAGTCCGTGATCGGAAACCACTTCGCCTTGTGGTCGACGAAATAGTGGCCTTCTGGCTCGAGGCCGGGCTCCCCGTTGAGGTTGGCCAGCGCCACGGCTACCTCCTCTTCCGCTTCCCCTTCCCCCTCCCGCGACTCGAAGAAGAGCGTGCTGCCGCATTTTTTGCAGAAACTCCGCGTGGCGTTGGTGTCCGTGTGGTAGCGCGTCAGGTTGTCGGGGCTCGAGGTGATTTTGAAATTCTCGTTCTTGAAGCCCGTCCACGTCACGAAGGCCGCTCCGTGCGCCCGCCGGCAGTTGGAGCAGTGGCAGTGAATGAAGTAAAGGCCCGGGGGCGTGGCCTCGAATTTGACGGCTCCGCACAGACAGGAACCGGTTACTTTTTTGGAGCTTTCATTTCCCACAGAGAAACCTCTCTTTCATTTATTTATTGTTGCTTTCCCGCCTCATCGTAGCGCTCCAAGAGCGCGCAAACCCCGGCCCGGAGCGCACGCCCCGTGGCGCACGTTCCCGGCCACCGCTTCAGAGGGGCGATCCGCTCTTTGCTACTTGGGCTCGGTTCCGGATTCCCCGCCGTGCTGGGGCAGGGAGTCCGTGATCGCAAACCACTTCGCCCCGTGGTCGACGAAATAGTGGCACTCGGGCCGGAGATCGTGCTCCTCGCCGAGGTTGGCCAGCGTCACGTACACTTCCCCTTCAGCATGCGGCGACTCGTAGAAGAGCGTGCTGCCGCATTTTTTGCAGAAACTCCGCGTGGCGTCGGAATCCGTGCGGTAGCGCGTCAGGTTGTCGGGGCTCGAGGTGATTCGAAGATTCTCGCTCTCGAAGCCCGCCAACGTCCCGAAGGCCGCTCCGTACGCCCTCCGGCAGATGGAGCAGTGACAGTTGAAGCAGGAACTCGGGTCCGCGGCCTCGAATTTCACGGCGCCGCACAGGCAGGAACCGTCTAATTTCTTGGAGCTTTTCTTTGCCATAGCGTAACCTCTTTTTCAATTTTTTGGTTGCTTTTCCCGCGCTTATTGTATCACTTCGAAAACGCGTTGTCCACGCCGTTCGGCGTCACCCTGATCACGATGCGCAAGCAAGGAATCAGCGCGGCCGTTTGCCGTCGAGGGGTGTTCTTTCTATAATGGAAGCGTGCGCGCCATGAAACGCCTGGTTTGCCTCTTCTTCGTCCCGCTTCTTGCCGCCTCCCTGGCGGCGGCGCAGGACGTCGAGCGCGTCGTCATCCTGGGCTTCGACGGCGCCGACGCGAAGCTCGTCGAGCGCTGGATGGAGCAAGGAAAGCTTCCCAATCTGAGCACGCTCCGCGACCGGGGCAGCTACGCGCCCATCCTGCCGCCGAATCCGCCGCAGACGCCCGTCTCATGGTCTTCCTTCTCGACGGGACTCGACCCGGGCGAGACGAATATTTTCGACTTTCTACGCCGCAAGGAGGACACCTACATCCCGACGTTCGCCATGATGACCGAGAGCTCCAGACCGTTCCTCTGGGGCGAGCGCAACGCGCTTTTCCTGGGTCCCGGCGCGGCCATCGCCCTGGGGTTCGTGGTCTGGGTGGTGCTCATGCTTGCGTGGGCGCGCCGCTCCGTCGCGCTCGTCGCGGCCGTAGTGCTCGGCGTGCTGGCGCTCTATCCCTTGTATTCCATGGCGGACCGCTGGGTTCCGACGCAAGTGCCCGACCCGATCAACAACCGCCGGGGCCTCACGATGTGGGAGGCGGTTTCCAACGGGGGAGGCTGCGCCGAGGTTTTTCGCATGCCCGCGACCTTCCCGCCCGACTCCTTCCAGTGCGGGTGGATGCTTTCGGGCCTGGGCGTTCCCGACGTGCGCGGCCGCGTGGGCACGCCCTCCTACTACACGACCGACCCCGAGTTCATCATGGACGAGAACAAGTTCAGCGTCGAGATTTTCGAGCTTCCCGAATTCGACGACTCCGCCGAGACCGAGGTCTACGGCCCCTCGACGAAGGAGCTTTTTCCCGCCCGAGAGGGCGAGAAAGAGCCCCGCTACCCCAAACGCATCGACGTTCCGATGCTTCTTGCCCGCTCGGGTGAGCGGGAAATCACGGTCGAGGTAGGAAGCGAGAAGCTTACGCTCCGCGAGGGCGAATGGAGCCGGTGGCTGGAATTCGAATTCGTCTTCAATCCCGTGGTGAAGTTCAAGGGCTCGAGCCGCTTCTATCTCACGAGCGCCCACCCACTCCGGATGAATTTGCTGCCCATCAACTTCCACCCGGCCGATTCGCCCGTGCCGCTGACGCACCCGAAGGATTTTGCCGGAAAATTATTTAATCGCTTCGGCTTCTTCAAGACCATCGGCTGGGTCACCGACACGTGGTCGCTCGACCAGGAGCTTTTCGGCGAGGCGGCGTTCCTCGGCGACATGTACAACACCGTCGAAGAGGACGGCGCGATGCTCGAGGCGTTCCTCGACGAGCCGGAGTCGCCGCGCCTCTACGCGCAGGTGTTCGAGTTCACCGACAGGATCGGCCACACGTTCTGGCGCCTCCTCGACCCCGAGCACCCGCGTTACGACGCCGAGCTCGCGGAGCGCTACGGCGGCGAGATGCTGCGCGCCTACCAGAAGATGGACGAGATCGTGGGCGGGGCCATGAAAAAACTCGATGACCGCACGCTCCTTCTCGTGGTCTCCGACCACGGCTTCGGCACGTGGCGCTACGCCGTCAACTACAACACCTGGCTCATCCGGGAGGGTTACATGACGCTCTTCGGCATGCCGAGCGGCCCGAAGAACCTGGAGGACCTCTTCGGGGGCGGCGAGTTTTTCGAGAACGTGGACTGGTCGCGCACGAAGGCCTACGCCATGGGCCTCGGAAACATCTACATCAACCTGCGCGGGCGCGAGCCGAAGGGCATCGTCTCGCCTGGCGGGGAATATGAAACCCTCCGCGACGAAATTATCGAGAAGCTCGAAGCGTGGGTGGACGAGGAGACGGGCCTTCATCCCGTGCACCGCGTCTACCGGCGCGAGGACATCTACCGTTCCTTCGACCCGAACGCGCCCGATTTGCGCGCCGCGAACCGCCCCCCCTACCGCGTCTCGTGGCAGACCTCGCTCGGCGGTGCCCCCAAGCGTTTGACGGAATCCAACAACAAGAAGTGGAGCGCCGACCACTGCTCGCTCGACCCGGAGCTCGTCAAGGGCATCCTCTTCTCGAGCCGCCCCATCGCTTCCCCGGAGCCGCGCATTATTGACGTCTATCCGACGGTGCTTGAGGCGCTCGGGCTCCCGCTTCCGGATACGCCTGGAAAAAACGTTCTTGCCTCGTCTTCATAGCGCCCTCGCCGCGGCCGTCGCGCTTGTCCCGATGGCGTCGGGGCTCGCGGGCGCGGCGTTCGCGGAAACCTCCGACATGTCCGGGCTCGAGGCGCGGCTCCGGGCGGAGATCGAGGAACTTCGAGAAAGCCTTGCGCGCATCGACGAGGCGCGCGATTCGTTTCTCGCGCGAATGGAGCGCCTCGAAAAGGAGCAGCGCCTGCTCCGGGCCGAATCGGGGCGCTTGGCGCTCGAGCGCGAGCGCCGCACGAGGGAGCGCGACGCGCTGCGCGCCCAGATCGCGCAGCTGGAGTTCGAGCGGAAGAAAAAACAGGAGCGGCTCTCGATGGTGCTCGTCGCGCTCCACAGAATGGGGCCGCCGCGCCCGCTCCGGGCGCTCGCCGTGGAGGGAAGCCTGGGAGGCGCCCTCCGGGGCTACCGCTACCTTACGCACCTGACCGAGGAAGAGTCCGCGCTTCTTGCGCGCCTGCTCGCGCTTCATGAGGAAACGCGCGAGAAAGAGGCGCGCCTCGGCGAGACAATCGCGCGCCTCGGCATCATTGAGGACGAAATCGAGGGCCGCCGCGACGAAATTTCTCGAAAGCGTGCAGAATACGAAGCGCTCGTCGCGCAGCTTGCGGAAGACAAGGCGCTCCGGGACCGCGCCGTGGAGGAGATCAAGCGCGCGCGGCGGATGCTCTCCCAATTCTTCGCCGGCGTGCCACTCGGCCCGGCCGTCTCGGGGCTTTTGAACATCGAGGCCTTCCGAGGTCTCCTGCCCCGCCCCGTCGAGGGCGAGGTCGTCGTGCCCTACGGCACGATGGAGCATCCGCAGTTCCGCACGCGCGTTCCGCACAACGGCCTCACGTTCGCGGTGCTCCAGGGCGCGCCCGTCCGCGCCGTCTTCGACGGCGCGGTCGTCTACAGCGGATGGTTCGAGGGCTACGGGCAGACCCTCATC
The DNA window shown above is from Acidobacteriota bacterium and carries:
- a CDS encoding SUMF1/EgtB/PvdO family nonheme iron enzyme, translated to MTGSLIRWVLGILLLLVVAAGAAWFLTRAGAERKGPEGFPQEAVREIIHGRDESQMVVVPAGEFVMGTSETHPELRELPEEKPLRPLEVVLAHAAPAWRHEDERPARTVGLDGFAIDRYEVTNARYRKFLEWIQATGDHGRCHPEEPRDKDHTPRYWRDYNPLLADSDYARTTPFHSETFTADDTPVVGIDWFDAFAYAAWAGKRLPTEAEWERAARGLDGRRWPWGDDWHWGYANLGGEKKGMDISAKGYEKDGFIYPAPVGSFEKGVSPVGCYDMAGNVLEWCADWYRSDYYSTAPDTDPPGPEAGAQRAVRGGGSQNYPSYARCAERFFYEPEFRNFTLGFRCAKDL
- a CDS encoding peptidoglycan DD-metalloendopeptidase family protein; this translates as MPRLHSALAAAVALVPMASGLAGAAFAETSDMSGLEARLRAEIEELRESLARIDEARDSFLARMERLEKEQRLLRAESGRLALERERRTRERDALRAQIAQLEFERKKKQERLSMVLVALHRMGPPRPLRALAVEGSLGGALRGYRYLTHLTEEESALLARLLALHEETREKEARLGETIARLGIIEDEIEGRRDEISRKRAEYEALVAQLAEDKALRDRAVEEIKRARRMLSQFFAGVPLGPAVSGLLNIEAFRGLLPRPVEGEVVVPYGTMEHPQFRTRVPHNGLTFAVLQGAPVRAVFDGAVVYSGWFEGYGQTLILDHGHGYFTVYSHNDSLEKGEGDAAAKGDVIARAGKTGSLSGPQLYFELRKGARPLDPAPWFSKQP
- a CDS encoding alkaline phosphatase family protein, which produces MKRLVCLFFVPLLAASLAAAQDVERVVILGFDGADAKLVERWMEQGKLPNLSTLRDRGSYAPILPPNPPQTPVSWSSFSTGLDPGETNIFDFLRRKEDTYIPTFAMMTESSRPFLWGERNALFLGPGAAIALGFVVWVVLMLAWARRSVALVAAVVLGVLALYPLYSMADRWVPTQVPDPINNRRGLTMWEAVSNGGGCAEVFRMPATFPPDSFQCGWMLSGLGVPDVRGRVGTPSYYTTDPEFIMDENKFSVEIFELPEFDDSAETEVYGPSTKELFPAREGEKEPRYPKRIDVPMLLARSGEREITVEVGSEKLTLREGEWSRWLEFEFVFNPVVKFKGSSRFYLTSAHPLRMNLLPINFHPADSPVPLTHPKDFAGKLFNRFGFFKTIGWVTDTWSLDQELFGEAAFLGDMYNTVEEDGAMLEAFLDEPESPRLYAQVFEFTDRIGHTFWRLLDPEHPRYDAELAERYGGEMLRAYQKMDEIVGGAMKKLDDRTLLLVVSDHGFGTWRYAVNYNTWLIREGYMTLFGMPSGPKNLEDLFGGGEFFENVDWSRTKAYAMGLGNIYINLRGREPKGIVSPGGEYETLRDEIIEKLEAWVDEETGLHPVHRVYRREDIYRSFDPNAPDLRAANRPPYRVSWQTSLGGAPKRLTESNNKKWSADHCSLDPELVKGILFSSRPIASPEPRIIDVYPTVLEALGLPLPDTPGKNVLASSS
- a CDS encoding GFA family protein, which produces MGNESSKKVTGSCLCGAVKFEATPPGLYFIHCHCSNCRRAHGAAFVTWTGFKNENFKITSSPDNLTRYHTDTNATRSFCKKCGSTLFFESREGEGEAEEEVAVALANLNGEPGLEPEGHYFVDHKAKWFPITDSLPQYGGESGDEPKK
- a CDS encoding SUMF1/EgtB/PvdO family nonheme iron enzyme, with the protein product MPKTCKETVCCVILLLLLAAGAPAPWSHAVENRPAGMVLVPGGQFLMGSDDGSPDESPAHRVYVSPFFIDAHEVTNAQFAEFVRAAEAFDKVEGPWFRFSAKGCLDLVAYYEKRYGMTLDEFEKIPSENTDEEEATRKRLAGLRWRSAVEALRHMAKEEKTGEKTEEKIQELVKSQVRLPVRGVSWRDAAAYARWAGKRLPTEAEWEKAARGADGRRYPWGDSWDPERCRTGHEPEAGPLPVGSFPGGASPYGCMDMAGNVWEWVSDWYGENYYDFSRNSKDPKGPRDSDWYKENYYDPSRVSDLSEWRQNNPDLLRTPRQGRESNTRKTLRGGGWSGTMPGQARYNVRCARRLWSNPSYWAADTGFRCVMEAK
- a CDS encoding GFA family protein translates to MAKKSSKKLDGSCLCGAVKFEAADPSSCFNCHCSICRRAYGAAFGTLAGFESENLRITSSPDNLTRYRTDSDATRSFCKKCGSTLFYESPHAEGEVYVTLANLGEEHDLRPECHYFVDHGAKWFAITDSLPQHGGESGTEPK